One Mauremys mutica isolate MM-2020 ecotype Southern chromosome 9, ASM2049712v1, whole genome shotgun sequence DNA segment encodes these proteins:
- the MAMLD1 gene encoding mastermind-like domain-containing protein 1: MLLVSQRVMEPHIPLQGSIKRKLEDDSSPASSGMPDVIFPSDNKRLCLDDVTLSMGQETNPSVSCPDMQNSPFSTNHSTSSMGVAGHSALLENNHMNGSGIGSPFSVPPNTEIGQKGTIGGQNNVVHYDEKGNNMQSVDQELQDLLEELTKMPDPSPNELDLEKILGSKAEEPLGLSHPQSSISTTPKSSPQTSHLENHIANKDFSPGCNPTSGGSPQMGPSSAVANYSVPPPNKAVASPISSGAQNKNQAQSILPVPLPNMPTPNWHAQQLKQLAASKQVSTTNKQVQAPNWPTMSTPGLSPPYRPGSSPLHQPFSPQNVMVSGMTSNSLPGNNIQSPQNTLLSSMASSNNPSSGPSPPYGSEKLSSPALNQQPFSPQNSMLSNMTSTSLPTNNIKSPQNNLVPSMASTNTGPSPPYRPEKLSSPALHQQPFSPQNTLIPNITPTSNPTSMQSSLFKLMTTNQSKTMNIIMQPPSNGLQNENPVTQDQFSFNNTKPLSHFASESTPPKMSPMTANPGQQSLIHYLQQQQQAPATQQSPQANNTPFIEQHLRQLMQPPRMQRHMQPAALPSQPRQDQNPGIVTRLQEPGTIPSGGSVPAPATVNGYTMRNHLLKQQIMRRQLMQEKQKQNMLGVASEQRSSFAPQQMNQFQAVPQPIPTDCGQSMPAPPLNHRMMPSNPGILQNTLGSGLTPTTVNQNSGTMVMIPHNPGKQQGIFPPNSDFNIPLRPNQTSLGMHSGCQTVHSHATVRPGMTLSSFNSSSLTNHSATQQHLRQPSMPRISTVYPSASAQMWTPTGVSRMPNQSQMDTSMQQFSSNPLVSKQNVRPNIPGQQFSHQAVAPPNQIAPGVQVRQMQKLNLGQSGQSLSTLNNQNLRHNLTRGPLPAMNVMKSMPQGMSGFNQLNPAQGLCPPSYPSAGQLSGTFNRMSTASELPQYDFVPQQSNSILPGNCSETDFIDSLMKNSSNNDEDWLNNLTMIDDILGQHAQNSGHV; this comes from the exons TTACAGGGATCCATTAAGAGAAAACTGGAAGATGacagctcccctgcttccagtGGCATGCCCGATGTCATTTTCCCAAGCGACAATAAGAGACTTTGTCTTGATGATGTAACTCTATCTATGGGCCAAGAGACCAATCCCAGTGTGTCGTGTCCAGATATGCAGAACTCTCCATTCTCCACCAATCACAGCACTTCTTCCATGGGAGTAGCAGGTCATTCAGCGCTACTTGAAAACAATCACATGAATGGCAGTGGCATTGGTTCTCCATTTTCGGTACCACCCAACACAGAAATAGGACAGAAAGGGACAATAGGTGGACAGAATAATGTTGTTCATTATGACGAGAAAGGAAACAATATGCAGTCTGTGGACCAGGAGCTGCAAGATCTGTTAGAAGAGCTGACAAAAATGCCTGATCCTTCTCCTAATGAGCTGGATCTTGAGAAGATCTTGGGAAGCAAGGCTGAAGAGCCACTTGGTCTGAGCCACCCACAGTCAAGCATAAGCACCACGCCAAAGTCCTCTCCGCAGACATCTCACTTGGAGAACCACATTGCGAACAAAGATTTTTCTCCAGGTTGCAATCCCACAAGTGGAGGATCACCCCAAATGGGGCCTTCATCTGCTGTGGCTAACTATTCGGTTCCTCCCCCAAACAAAGCTGTTGCATCACCCATCTCTTCGGGAGCACAGAATAAGAATCAGGCACAGTCTATTCTGCCAGTACCCTTGCCCAACATGCCTACGCCTAACTGGCATGCACAGCAACTAAAGCAGCTGGCAGCAAGCAAACAAGTGTCTACTACTAATAAGCAAGTACAGGCTCCCAACTGGCCAACCATGTCCACTCCAGGTCTTTCTCCGCCTTACAGGCCGGGATCATCCCCCCTCCATCAACCTTTCAGCCCTCAAAATGTCATGGTGTCTGGCATGACTTCTAATAGTTTACCAGGAAACAATATTCAAAGTCCTCAAAACACTCTGCTTTCAAGCATGGCTTCCAGTAACAACCCGTCTAGCGGGCCCTCTCCACCATATGGGTCAGAGAAGCTTTCCAGTCCAGCGCTtaaccagcagcctttcagcccCCAGAATTCCATGCTATCCAATATGACTTCAACCAGCCTCCCAACCAATAATATTAAAAGTCCACAGAACAATCTGGTTCCCAGCATGGCCTCCACGAATACTGGACCCTCCCCACCGTACAGGCCAGAAAAACTGTCAAGTCCAGCTCTGCACCAGCAGCCATTTAGTCCTCAAAATACATTAATTCCTAACATCACTCCCACCAGCAATCCCACCAGTATGCAAAGCTCTCTTTTTAAATTGATGACTACAAACCAGTCCAAAACCATGAACATAATTATGCAACCGCCATCTAATGGCTTGCAGAATGAGAATCCTGTTACCCAAGACCAGTTTTCTTTCAATAACACCAAACCACTGTCTCATTTTGCATCGGAGTCAACTCCTCCAAAGATGTCACCCATGACTGCCAATCCAGGACAGCAATCCCTCATTCACTATCTCCAGCAAcagcagcaagctccagccaCACAACAGTCTCCACAGGCTAATAATACGCCGTTTATCGAGCAACATCTTCGACAACTGATGCAACCACCTCGGATGCAGAGACACATGCAGCCTGCTGCTTTGCCATCTCAACCCAGACAG GATCAAAATCCTGGAATTGTTACCAGACTTCAGGAGCCAGGCACCATCCCAAGcggaggctcggtgcctgcgCCAGCTACGGTGAACGGATATACGATGAGGAACCATTTGCTGAAGCAGCAAATCATGAGACGGCAGCTAATGCAG GAGAAGCAGAAACAAAACATGCTGGGAGTAGCATCCGAGCAAAGGAGTTCATTTGCACCCCAGCAGATGAATCAGTTTCAGG CAGTACCACAACCTATTCCTACTGACTGCGGTCAGTCCATGCCAGCTCCTCCACTGAATCACCGCATGATGCCATCCAACCCGGGAATACTTCAGAACACCTTGGGCTCCGGACTTACTCCAACCACTGTTAACCAGAACAGTGGGACAATGGTTATGATTCCGCATAATCCTGGCAAACAGCAAGGGATTTTTCCGCCTAATTCTGATTTTAACATCCCTCTGCGACCAAACCAAACCTCTCTGGGCATGCACTCAGGATGCCAAACGGTTCACAGCCATGCTACTGTCCGGCCAGGAATGACATTGTCTAGCTTTAACTCCAGTTCCTTAACAAATCACTCAGCAACTCAGCAACACTTAAGACAGCCTAGTATGCCAAGAATTTCTACTGTCTACCCCAGCGCATCTGCTCAGATGTGGACACCGACTGGGGTTTCAAGAATGCCCAATCAAAGCCAAATGGATACCAGCATGCAGCAATTCTCCAGTAACCCTCTCGTCTCCAAACAGAATGTGAGACCAAATATACCAGGTCAGCAGTTTTCCCACCAGGCTGTAGCGCCGCCTAATCAGATTGCACCTGGAGTCCAGGTCAGACAGATGCAAAAACTAAACCTGGGACAGTCTGGCCAGAGCCTGAGCACGCTGAATAATCAGAACTTAAGACACAATTTAACCAGAGGACCATTGCCAGCTATGAATGTTATGAAATCCATGCCACAAGGCATGTCCGGTTTTAACCAGCTCAATCCTGCTCAAGGACTCTGCCCGCCAAGTTACCCCTCCGCAGGCCAGCTGTCAGGAACATTCAACAGAATGAGTACTGCTTCCGAGCTGCCGCAGTACGACTTTGTGCCACAACAGAGCAATTCGATCTTGCCTGGAAACTGCAGTGAGACTGACTTCATTGACTCCCTTATGAAGAACAGTAGCAACAACGATGAAGACTGGTTGAACAATTTGACAATGATAGATGACATTTTGGGACAGCACGCTCAAAACTCCGGACATGTTTAG